Proteins encoded in a region of the Sugiyamaella lignohabitans strain CBS 10342 chromosome B, complete sequence genome:
- the REX3 gene encoding Rex3p (RNA exonuclease; required for maturation of the RNA component of RNase MRP; functions redundantly with Rnh70p and Rex2p in processing of U5 snRNA and RNase P RNA; member of RNase D family of exonucleases; GO_component: GO:0005737 - cytoplasm [Evidence IEA,IEA]; GO_component: GO:0005737 - cytoplasm [Evidence IDA] [PMID 14562095]; GO_component: GO:0005634 - nucleus [Evidence IEA,IEA]; GO_component: GO:0005634 - nucleus [Evidence IDA] [PMID 14562095]; GO_function: GO:0008408 - 3'-5' exonuclease activity [Evidence ISS] [PMID 9396823]; GO_function: GO:0000175 - 3'-5'-exoribonuclease activity [Evidence IMP] [PMID 10716935]; GO_function: GO:0004527 - exonuclease activity [Evidence IEA,IEA]; GO_function: GO:0016787 - hydrolase activity [Evidence IEA]; GO_function: GO:0004518 - nuclease activity [Evidence IEA]; GO_function: GO:0003676 - nucleic acid binding [Evidence IEA]; GO_process: GO:0034476 - U5 snRNA 3'-end processing [Evidence IGI] [PMID 10716935]; GO_process: GO:0000467 - exonucleolytic trimming to generate mature 3'-end of 5.8S rRNA from tricistronic rRNA transcript (SSU-rRNA, 5.8S rRNA, LSU-rRNA) [Evidence IGI] [PMID 10716935]; GO_process: GO:0043628 - ncRNA 3'-end processing [Evidence IMP] [PMID 10716935]; GO_process: GO:0006364 - rRNA processing [Evidence IEA]) gives MFKTLNGLFSNIECPSIKQGQKCELINCFFSHERQRHHDTLSPEAESARKKQKTGNETRSSNEAGVKSKNDNDNGNGNENENGNENGNGKDESRLLVAAGQDPRSNAPGEKLSTSKQESMKADSIRSVKLAETTAKEAEPQRLYNKPPSTAPITAPVTAKVTQHAREASTTGSGAAPQPPEARPNTEKLVLNPANRPKDAENLIVRPLVTSPATHPQRMSYLKTIYSTLISTSKHALPKKLAIHLEHKTASTSTTVSYPMNIRTLVKNIRAGHYSEESMAKRKRAIKKSTSELYRNELEKLIVPPEILKTRSYELTLPPTTGRQFDSAMRTTCDRCGSPFQINNKEPTICRFHQLRRLYDPVKKKRSDIFPCCSQPVGESNGCCQTTRHVFKIDDAEVLASIIPYTTAPPHHTSENNSTEGPATTASATAMTSNSTETSNTKSRLFAAAIDCEMAYTTFGMELIRLTVVDWDTGKTVLDRTTYPYGDVIDLNTRFSGVHSLEDGITVNNVKYDTITFKKARELLFDFVDSATILVGHGLENDLRCLRLCHTRVVDTALRYPDLKPTRTHSLRELAFTYLGRTIQTGEHDSSEDAIAAMDIVKQNIKRGLAR, from the coding sequence ATGTTCAAGACTTTGAATGGACTATTCTCAAATATAGAATGTCCATCAATAAAGCAGGGCCAGAAATGTGAACTTatcaattgcttcttctcgCATGAGAGGCAGCGTCACCATGATACGTTGAGTCCAGAGGCGGAAAGTGCaaggaagaaacagaagactGGAAATGAGACTCGTTCTAGCAATGAAGCAGGTGTGAAGTCTAAGAATGACAAtgacaatggcaatggaaatgaaaacGAAAATGGAAAcgaaaatggaaatggtaAAGACGAATCCAGGCTGTTGGTAGCTGCTGGACAAGATCCAAGAAGCAATGCTCCTGGAGAGAAACTTTCGACGTCTAAACAAGAATCTATGAAAGCTGACTCAATACGATCTGTGAAATTAGCTGAGACAACTGCCAaggaggcagaaccccaGCGGCTCTATAATAAACCGccatcaacagcaccaataaCCGCGCCAGTAACAGCAAAAGTGACCCAGcatgctcgcgaagcgagcacaacggggtctggggcagcgccccagccgccggaggcaagaccCAATACCGAGAAGTTAGTTTTGAACCCAGCAAATAGACCTAAAGATGCCGAGAATCTGATTGTGAGACCACTTGTGACCAGTCCGGCCACCCATCCTCAGCGAATGTCGTACTTGAAGACAATTTATAGTACTCTAATATCCACCAGTAAACATGCTCTGCCCAAGAAGCTGGCTATTCACTTGGAACATAAGACGGCGTCCACTAGTACGACAGTATCGTATCCGATGAATATTCGCACGCTGGTCAAAAACATCAGGGCTGGCCATTACAGCGAAGAAAGTATGGCTAAACGCAAACGAGCTATTAAAAAGTCCACGAGTGAGCTGTATCGAAACGAGCTCGAAAAGCTTATAGTGCCTCCTGAAATTCTGAAAACTCGCAGCTACGAATTGACCCTTCCGCCAACGACTGGTAGACAGTTCGATAGTGCAATGCGAACGACTTGTGACCGGTGCGGGTCGCCGTTTCAGATCAACAATAAAGAACCCACGATATGTAGATTCCATCAGCTGAGAAGACTGTATGATCCggtgaaaaagaagagaagcgATATATTTCCATGCTGCTCACAGCCAGTAGGTGAAAGCAATGGCTGTTGTCAGACGACTCGACACGTCTTCAAAATTGACGATGCAGAAGTCCTAGCTTCTATTATCCCTTATACCACAGCTCCACCTCATCACACATCCGAAAACAATTCTACAGAGGGTCCTGCTACTACCGCGAGTGCCACTGCCATGACTTCGAACAGTACAGAAACATCTAACACCAAGTCACGACTGTTTGCTGCAGCAATTGATTGCGAAATGGCGTACACAACTTTCGGGATGGAGTTGATCCGTCTGACTGTGGTAGACTGGGACACTGGCAAGACCGTGCTGGACAGAACAACATATCCATATGGCGACGTAATAGATCTCAACACGAGGTTCAGCGGAGTCCATTCTCTCGAAGACGGGATCACTGTCAACAACGTGAAATACGATACCATCACCTTCAAAAAAGCCCGCGAGCTGCTGTTTGACTTTGTTGATTCAGCCACGATTCTCGTTGGCCACGGTCTAGAAAACGACCTTCGCTGCCTGCGACTCTGTCACACCCGAGTCGTCGACACTGCTCTCCGTTATCCCGACCTCAAACCCACCCGAACACATTCACTACGCGAGCTGGCCTTCACATACCTGGGTCGCACCATCCAGACCGGCGAACACGATAGTAGCGAGGACGCTATTGCTGCCATGGATATCGTCAAGCAGAACATCAAACGCGGTCTCGCTCGGTGA